In Saccharomyces paradoxus chromosome VIII, complete sequence, the genomic window AATGCTCCAATCTAGCAACGATTTTGGTCAAGAGGGCCTATGCGTTCTCCAATTAATTTCTTATATGAGCCTTTCTCCAGCGGCAGCAGTGCGATGCAGAACTATGACCTTGATCTAAAGTGCACTAAATGTGGTGCCTTTTATTCAATGGATTGTTCACTGCGAGAGCAGAAGGTCTGGTCTTGTCTATTCTGCAGCCAATCAAACCCAGGAGTTAGATTACCGCTGGTGCTGCCGAACCCCTACACATTGACTTCTGTGAAGGAAGAAGCACTTGAAAGAAGAACCATTATGATTATAGACGCTATTTGCGATCCTCATGAGCTGGATCATTTAGTTTCCATTCTATGTAATAGTTACATTGCAAATGAACAAGAGCCATTATCGATAATTACTATCCAGCAATCAGGTCATGTGGTTTTACACAGTGCTGTGAATCACAAACATGATGCTgtgttttcaataaatgAATTTATGACCAAATATAAACTTGACAAATTAAATGCCAGTTactttgagaaaaaaatcacgGAGAATAATCAAGAGTCATACTGGTTTGGTAAGTCTACTCACGGTTCGTTAAGAAAGCTACTAAAAGAAATTTGCAAAAGTGCTAGCAAAGCGAATATCAATTCTGGACGGGACAAGCGTTGTACCGGATTAGCGTTGTTCATTTCCTCCGTATTGGCGTCTCGGTACAGTTTGTCAGGTTACAGCCACATAGTCTCGTTCTTGAATGGTCCATGTACTAAAGGTAGCGGCAAAGTCATGACAAGGGAACGTGGTGAAAGCATGAGACAAAACCATCATTTTGAATCTAAAAGTCCACAATTCCAACTATCCAAAATTTCGACAAAATTCTATATGAAAATGTTCGagaaatttggaaaacaaaatttgaTCTATGAGTTTTTTATTGCTTCATTGGATCAAATCGGTGTACTGGAAATGGGTCCATTAATAACCTCGTCAATGGCAGTTTCTCAGTTTGATTCATTTAATGATGAGaggttcaaaaaatcttttcgGAAGTATCTGAGCTTGCGTGACCACGACGCCATTTATAATTGTCAATCAAAGCTAATAACCGCAAAGAACGCTATTGTCGTAAATGAATTCCCCAAATATAGTTTAAATCCTAAAAATCTTTCTCTACCGGTAGAAATCCCAGTGGATCGCAATTCAACTGAAGTTCTTATACAGTTTCAGACTACgtttgaaaataaatcggaaaaatgtataaaaattgaaaccTTTTTACTGCCAAAGACTAGTGACTCATTTTGGatacaaaatgaaattgtgttctcaatgaaaaaaatagcctCACAAATAATCAATGGTTTCACCTACTCATCTAGGCAGGCCAAAGGACTGATGAAACAATTGTTCCTATTACCAAGCCAATTCCGGGGAATGGACTTAGATGTGGTTAAGCTTATAGAGTGGtgttattatatatataggtCACCAATATTATCGATCAGGAATACTTCGCCTGACGAGAGgtacctttttcttcatcaaataataaacgCTAATAAAGATACATGTCTTTCACTATGTAAACCTTTCATTTGGAGTTACAGTGGTTCGAAACACGACTGGACCGTATCGAATATTCTACTAACAAGAGCCCAGGTACTCCAAGATAATAAAACTACCTTTTGTGTAGATGGTGGCTCGTACTTAGCTTTAAGAAAGGgtgaactttttcaaaaggaaGGTCGCGAGCTCTGttgcaaaattttgaataatttgcAAAGGTTTCCGCAACCATTATATGTTGAAACTAAAACTGGAGGCAGTCAAGACCGTTTcttgaaaagcaaaatcATTCCATTGGACACCACTGACAAGGAAACTCTTGGCACAGAGGATATGACATTCggtgaatttttcaacttaTTCACCGTCTCAAATAGAAGCAAATAGCACACTAAATATTCTCGCTGCACTTTGCGACGCTTGTATTggcaaaaacaaaaataaagaaaaaaaaaaaccttcGATGAAATATAACAGAATTCCCCAAGACAATAGAAAATACAAAAGCAAGTTGGCCCTTAATTTCATCAAAGGTATAGCATCTCATCAAATAGTCGCTTGTTTATCGCAATACTTGCTTATTGAGTAGTTGTATTATAACATTATATAGGATCTTCCATATggaaagttttgaaaatttgagTATAAGAGACAGTTTCACTAGCGGAATGGAACACGTTGATGAGGAACTAGTAGGCCTCTCCGACCTGAGTATATCCAAACAGGGGCCAACTTTGTCGCCACAACTTATCAACCGATTCATGCCCCATTTCCCCTCGAGCCCATCACCTCTGCGAAATACATTGGATTTTAGTACTGCTAAAGctgatgaggaagaagatgaccGAATGGAGATAGATGAAGTTGATGATACAAGTTTCGAAGAGGAATACAATGGCGAACCAATCGATGCTCCTACTGAAGCGACCGAGAATGCCATAGTGGAAGAAATCGAGGCCACCCCAGAAGACAagcaaaagcaaaaaaatagtgaAACCCAGGACCAAAATGTAGAAGAGGTCGAGAATATTGTTTCACCGCATCATTCAACTGTCATAAAGGCATTATTATCACCGACCGATTTAGGTGTAGCCGCAGCTACTAAAGTTGAAGGTGTTGTACCATTGCCACAATCATCCAATCAAGGCAACAATGAAATTTCCAAGAGCAACGtacaagatgaagatgtaATCGAAAACGAAGAAGTCGAAGATGAAATCAACTCATCGACTGGGAACGACAAAGCAAACAAGTACACAAATGCGTTCGATTCGGAGATCATCAAGAGGGAGTTAAGATCAAGATCAAAATATCAACCGATACAGGTTTCATTTAATACACACAATTACTTTTATTCGGATGAAGATGGTGTTAAGACTTATTCTCTTACTAAACCAAATTACAATAGAATAGATGAATTCTATAACCAAAATGAAGCTTTCAAGTTGCCTAAGCCATGGTCACCCAATTCACATCCGGCATCAAGAGCATCATACGCCCTAATGTCATATTTACAGTTATTTCTCAATGCGATCACTACAGTAGTGATTTTTAGTTTTATACTCTCATTTATCATAGCGCTTCAAAAGGACTTGAAATCCACATGggaacaaagaaaacatgAATTGCAGTACGAATCCAAGATTTGTCAAGAGCAGTACATCACAAACCGTTGTAACCAGACGCCCGGATTGCCAGCTCTGGGTGAACAGTGTGCTATATGGAAACAGTGTATGAACAGAAATAACGATATCTTTTTCCGTGCAAGATCTACGTTGAGCGCAAAGTTGTTCGGAGACATTATCAACTCATTCATAGATCCATTAAATTGGAAAACACTATTTGTTATCTTTTGTGGTGTTGTAACTTGGTGTTTCAGTTCAAATTTCTTGCTGGGGTTTGTAAGAGCCAAGAGCTACTATGGCGATGGCATAAAGAGATATCCCTTGCCATCTTCACCAACATCTCCGACATCTCCGACATCACAATCGTCTATGGCAGCTTCTAGAGAGGACTCACGCTTACTCAAGCAATAGATTGTGTTATCTGGGACAGTAACCATGCTTATCTATGCCATCAGACAGCTCGGGAAGCCAACTCCGAAGCCGACAAAATTTGGATAGGTCTACTATATAAGGGTGATAGGACAGCTGACTCTACTCCAAAAGTATATCCATGGCAAATATGTAATAATACAAGCAAGCCAATATTATCTATATTGTATAGGAAGCAAATTTAAATTCACAGCAATTATGCTATCCGCTAGGTGCTTAAAATCGATATATTTCAAGAGATCTTTTTCACAATTGGGCCACATCAAGCCCCCCAAGCACATAAAAAATGAACCTGTTAAGCTATTTGGAAACACAGACTTAAAAGACTGGGATTTACTGAGGGCttctttgatgaaatttAAAAGCTCTTCTTTAGAAGTACCACTAGTTATCAACGGGGAAAGGATATACGACAATAATGAAAGAGCCCTGTTCCCACAGACTAATCCTGCAAACCATCAACAAGTACTGGCAAACGTCACACAGGCTACTGAAAGAGACGTCATGAATGCTGTGAAGGCAGCCAAGGATGCTAAAGAGGATTGGTACAAGCTACCGTTTTATGACAGAtctgctatttttttaaaagcCGCTGACTTGATCTCTACCAAGTACCGTTATGATATGTTGGCTGCTACAATGCTAGGACAGGGCAAAAATGTGTATCAAGCAGAAATCGACTGTATCACAGAGTtatctgatttttttagatACTATGTCAAGTACGCTTCGGATTTGTACGCTCAACAACCTGTGGAATCTGCAGATGGTACTTGGAATAAAGCTGAATACAGGCCCTTAGAGGGGTTCGTTTATGCCGTTTCGCCATTCAATTTTACTGCTATTGCTGCGAACTTAATCGGTGCACCAGCTTTGATGGGTAATACTGTTGTTTGGAAACCTTCGCAAACTGCAGCTCTTTCAAACTATTTATTGATGACTGTTTTGGAAGAAGCAGGATTACCAAAAGGTGTCataaatttcattccaGGTGACCCAGTTCAAGTTACCAACCAGGTGCTAGCTGATAAGGATTTTGGTGCCCTGCATTTCACCGGTTCTACCAATGTCTTTAAGAGTTTGTATGGTAAAATACAAAGTGGCGTTGTTGAAGGGAAATACAGAGATTATCCACGTATTATCGGTGAGACAGGTGGTAAGAATTTCCATCTAGTTCATCCAAGTGCAAATATATCGCACGCAGTACTCTCCACTATTAGAGGGACCTTCGAATTCCAAGGCCAAAAGTGCTCAGCCGCTTCCAGGTTGTATCTACCAGAGTCAAAAAGTGAAGAATTCTTATCCGATATGTTTGGCATCCTGCAATCACAAAATGTTGTCCCAATGAACACATCAGCAAGTCCAATATCAGGTGGTAACTTGAGGGGATTCATGGGCCCTGTTATCCACGAACAAAGTTTCGACAAATTAGTAAAAGTAATTGAAGATGCAAAGAAAGACCCTGAGTTGGAAATCCTTTACGGTGGTCAATACGATAAAAGCCAAGGCTGGTTTATCGGACCCACAATCATAAAAGCCAAGAGACCAGATCATCCATATATGTCAA contains:
- the NEL1 gene encoding GTPase-activating protein NEL1 (Activator of Sar1p GTPase activity~similar to YHR035W), yielding MRSPINFLYEPFSSGSSAMQNYDLDLKCTKCGAFYSMDCSLREQKVWSCLFCSQSNPGVRLPLVLPNPYTLTSVKEEALERRTIMIIDAICDPHELDHLVSILCNSYIANEQEPLSIITIQQSGHVVLHSAVNHKHDAVFSINEFMTKYKLDKLNASYFEKKITENNQESYWFGKSTHGSLRKLLKEICKSASKANINSGRDKRCTGLALFISSVLASRYSLSGYSHIVSFLNGPCTKGSGKVMTRERGESMRQNHHFESKSPQFQLSKISTKFYMKMFEKFGKQNLIYEFFIASLDQIGVLEMGPLITSSMAVSQFDSFNDERFKKSFRKYLSLRDHDAIYNCQSKLITAKNAIVVNEFPKYSLNPKNLSLPVEIPVDRNSTEVLIQFQTTFENKSEKCIKIETFLLPKTSDSFWIQNEIVFSMKKIASQIINGFTYSSRQAKGLMKQLFLLPSQFRGMDLDVVKLIEWCYYIYRSPILSIRNTSPDERYLFLHQIINANKDTCLSLCKPFIWSYSGSKHDWTVSNILLTRAQVLQDNKTTFCVDGGSYLALRKGELFQKEGRELCCKILNNLQRFPQPLYVETKTGGSQDRFLKSKIIPLDTTDKETLGTEDMTFGEFFNLFTVSNRSK
- the BRL1 gene encoding Brl1p (Essential nuclear envelope integral membrane protein~similar to YHR036W); translation: MESFENLSIRDSFTSGMEHVDEELVGLSDLSISKQGPTLSPQLINRFMPHFPSSPSPLRNTLDFSTAKADEEEDDRMEIDEVDDTSFEEEYNGEPIDAPTEATENAIVEEIEATPEDKQKQKNSETQDQNVEEVENIVSPHHSTVIKALLSPTDLGVAAATKVEGVVPLPQSSNQGNNEISKSNVQDEDVIENEEVEDEINSSTGNDKANKYTNAFDSEIIKRELRSRSKYQPIQVSFNTHNYFYSDEDGVKTYSLTKPNYNRIDEFYNQNEAFKLPKPWSPNSHPASRASYALMSYLQLFLNAITTVVIFSFILSFIIALQKDLKSTWEQRKHELQYESKICQEQYITNRCNQTPGLPALGEQCAIWKQCMNRNNDIFFRARSTLSAKLFGDIINSFIDPLNWKTLFVIFCGVVTWCFSSNFLLGFVRAKSYYGDGIKRYPLPSSPTSPTSPTSQSSMAASREDSRLLKQ
- the PUT2 gene encoding 1-pyrroline-5-carboxylate dehydrogenase (Delta-1-pyrroline-5-carboxylate dehydrogenase~similar to YHR037W), whose translation is MLSARCLKSIYFKRSFSQLGHIKPPKHIKNEPVKLFGNTDLKDWDLLRASLMKFKSSSLEVPLVINGERIYDNNERALFPQTNPANHQQVLANVTQATERDVMNAVKAAKDAKEDWYKLPFYDRSAIFLKAADLISTKYRYDMLAATMLGQGKNVYQAEIDCITELSDFFRYYVKYASDLYAQQPVESADGTWNKAEYRPLEGFVYAVSPFNFTAIAANLIGAPALMGNTVVWKPSQTAALSNYLLMTVLEEAGLPKGVINFIPGDPVQVTNQVLADKDFGALHFTGSTNVFKSLYGKIQSGVVEGKYRDYPRIIGETGGKNFHLVHPSANISHAVLSTIRGTFEFQGQKCSAASRLYLPESKSEEFLSDMFGILQSQNVVPMNTSASPISGGNLRGFMGPVIHEQSFDKLVKVIEDAKKDPELEILYGGQYDKSQGWFIGPTIIKAKRPDHPYMSTEFFGPILTVYEYPDQEFNKICDVIDNTSQYALTGAIFAKDRKAIEYADEKLKFSAGNFYINDKCTGAVVSQQWFGGARMSGTDDKAGGPNILSRFVSIRNTKENFYELTDFKYPSNYE